The DNA segment aatccaagtacacgcgtgttttcgcatttcgcccccatcgaaatgcggccgtcctggccggattcgaacccgggacctcgggctcagcagcccaacaccatagtcactgagcaaccacggcgggtggttttCATGGACgcatagcagccagtgcagtACGTATAGCAGCCAGTCTTGCTTGCCGACCTCTCAGTTTGTTCCAGCGTATATGGGTAGGCCTTCCGCGTCTTTTCTCCCCGCATTCCGAACGAATAGAACGATTAGCGAACAGTGAAGAGTCAGTTGCCCTCCAAATTATATGAGTAACTTCCTTATGCGCCATGAAAGCTTTCTGTATCCATCGGACACGTCAATATATCTTATTGCAGCACGAAATCAGCGTACATTGAACCACCAGCAATTCTGAGAACCGCAGCCAAATTCTCAGCCCAACACAACTTGAAATATTTCTGCAACTCGTCTTTTTTTCAACAGCGCCGTCTTTCATATAACGGAAAACAATAGTTATAATAGTCGTACTTTAGTATCATACATGGAAAATCAGCTTAGGAGCTTTTCGTACGTGGGTCACGCTGGGTCTCACCGTACACAGAATGCAAACGTTTTCATTGAGTGCGTCGTGAGTCACCGGCGGGTCACACCATTTCACCTCAGCTCGCTAATGTCCTGGCTATTTGTAACCTCGTTTAGGTGCAGCAACGTTGTCGTAGCCGCAAGCAGATGAATACGTGCAATTTGGCTGCCGCATATCAGTAATTCAGGTGGTGACCCACCGGTGACCCCCGATGCAGTGAACGCACTCATTTAGTCGCTAATTTATGCCATCAGCTGCCCAGAGGCCTATTGCGTTTGACACTATTGATCACATATATTGGCGACCAGTTCTAGCAAATTCATTTATGTGTTTCTCACTGGCTTCAGAAAAACGTGACTTGGCATAAAGACGCGTATGCAATGTAAGTAATTagcgttataataataatataatatttggggttttacgtgccaaaaccacattccgattatgaggcacgccatagtggaggactccggaaattttgaccacctggggttctttaacgtgcacctaaatctaagcacacgggtgttttcgcatttcacccccatcgaaatgcggccgccgtggccgggattcgatcccgcgacctcgtgctcagcagcccaacaccatagccactgagcaaccacggcgggtattaatAAGCGTTGGCGCAGATGTGTGGTCCACACTGCTTTACATCTCTCGTTTAAACAGTATCCGGTATGTACACATGCTTAATGCCACTCTGAAGAAACTGTTTCGTCGTCTCATATGCAGGCTCGATTCGGACATCCTGAACACCTACGCCACGATCACAGACCAAAAGCCAGCTCTGAACCTGTACTCCAAGAAGCCGCTCAAACGCATCTGGGAGCTGAAGTACAAGATGGCCGCCTGGGCCGTCAGCAGCTGCAATACGTCTGGAAAGCGCGAGGACTACGTGCGAGATTTACGGAAGTACCTCGATGTAGACGTGTACGGATACTGCGGAGAAAAGAAATGCCCTCGGCAAAACGAGACCGCTTGCTACAATATGTTCGCTAAAAACTACTTCTTCTACCTGTCCTTCGAGAATTGCATCTGCAAGGACTACGTCACCGAGAAGCTTTTCAAGCTGCTAAGGCACGACATCGTCCCTGTCGTGTATGGCGGAGCAAACTACACTCACGCTGCGCCTCCGGGATCGTTCATCGACGCCCTTAGCTTCGATTCACCGAAGCACTTGGCTCGCCACCTTAAGAAAGTGGCCGAGGACTACAATCTGTACAAGAGTTACTTCCAGTGGAAGGGCAAGTACAACGTGAAACCGTTCAGTTACTACAACTTCTGCGcactctgccgaaagctgcacaGTGAAGACTTCAAGAAGACTTCGGTGGTGCCGGACATCTACCACTGGTGGAACACAACCTCGTACTGTCGTGCCTGGAACCGCGGCACTCAGAAGTTCGAGTACTGATCGATGGTTTAGAAAGGGCACGGTGGAAGTTACTATCGCGATCCTCGCTTATCCAACTAATGTGCAAGGCCGGAGCAGAGTTTTGCTTCGGACGATTGCATACATGGTACTTCCAAGGCAGTGCATATTTATTTAGTGATCCTATGACGGTCATCTTCCCGCCTCCGCCGCCGCTGAAAGCAACCAAGGTCTCCCTGCGTGTGGTTCTGCTAAACGTATATAGTTTGCCTGCAATAAGACGCGAAGGCACAACGTTAGGTCCGGGAGAAAGGACATTGCAACAGTATTTTGTGACGCTAAAGAATGGACACCCAACGGTGATCAAATGTTCGGGCGCTGAAATTTGCCAGGAAAGTTGCTGCAATGTCGTTGAAATTGTCGAGATTTGTGTCCGCCAGTATTGCTGAACACGGTGGATCTTTTCAGATCATGGAAGCTAAGTAGCATTCTGCTTCGTCACTACGTTGGAGGGAGACCAACTGAGTACTGTCGACCACTGATGGCTTCACTGCTGCTGAATAGTTGAGCTGCCCGCGTGGAGCGATGCATTTGCAGTGTCTGCGACAGAAAATCTTCCCCTCTCCGATGGAACGCGCCCATAGGGCCCGACCGTGAGCCACAAGGAACACATGAACGCCAACGAGTCATGTCGGGGTGAAGCTGCAAGTCTCGGTCAGCAGAGAAATGGTTTAGAACGTTAAATAACTGACGACATTGTCTCTGGTATTTTGATTTTAGAGCGCGCCTGGTCACTCTTGGCAGCTCGTCGCTCATCCGTATTCGCACATACGGTAGGAAGAATTGTTACGGGTAATCTTTTAAAGCTGCTGCTTACTCACGGCTACGGTCGTCAGCATCAAGCGGTAGACAGTATTTTAAGTCACAGAAGCACTCCATTAAAACCCATCTTCACAAGAAATCACAATACAGGACTCGCAGCGTAATTGAATATGTCTGACGGAGCCGGTATGCCAAAAAGTAAAGCATTGTTGCACTATACTTTAGTAATATAAATGCAGTGATAAACGCATGTAAGCCTCACAGCAGATTCCAAAAAAAAAGAGTCTCAACCGACTCACGTTGCGATGTATCTGCTCGTCACACTGTACACAGACTCTCTTGGATCGACAGTCCCGGTGACTTCCTCGCAGTACTAGGACGGCCTCCTGCAACAAGCATTGAGAAGTATGTGTTACTAAGAAGGAGTCGATGCGACTACCTCAGGGATCCATGCAAGCACCTCTTGGCAGTCAAGGGGACCTCTTTACGATGGCAAGAACGACCCTTCTTCAGATTGTAATTTGTCGACCGACAAACAATGGTGGCCTACATAACGACCACGGCAATAGTTGGTGAAACTACCCTTTGGTACAGAAAATATGACTTCCGCCAGGGTTGTCACATGACGACGTATACGCTAAAATGGGAGCGCACAACGTATGATAATCTGCGTGCAAGAAATGCATAGTTCGCCTGCAGCTCTCTGCCACCGTTAAATGTTACAATAAATTGTAATACTAGAAGTAACTCAACAAATGTCGCTGTACACCTTAGTGCGTAAAATACCAAAACCAAAAGCTTCGCCACTTTTACGTATAAACCTCAGAAGCGTCAGCGAACAAGACTTCGCATAAACAGAAGACAACACTCTTATCTGCTAAATTCGAATCAAAGGCTGAGCTAAACAACCACTGTGCTTCGGCTGCCACATCCGGtatgcatttttatttgtaaaaatCGTCATGAATAGCTGCTATATGTCGAAAGTTATTAAGTAATATAGCATTCAAGAAAGTTTAACAAGATTTAGATTGCGTTGCCATGACAAAGGACTTCCTTATTCCAGTATGCCATGAAGGTCATCTTGGACAAACACACTAATGAACTATTATTTCCGTGCTCATATTAAATCACAAATTTGATacttagaaaaaaagaaccatgCAGCATAAATGCCAGTGGAAGAAGAGAATATACCTAAAGACGACATAAAATATATTGCATGATGAACAGTGCCAAATGAAAATGAATAGTGCAATTTAGCATAGTAAGTACATCACAGAATGTTCAAAATGTGCAACTTTACCATTCTTTCATTCAATTTGTTAAAAAGGGCTGTTGTTTTACGTCTCCATGCCTCTGTCAGCACTACCTCCTTGTTTGTCCTAAACTTTATCTGCGCGTTACATATCTGAAAGCACGATACAGCTGTTAAAAACGTGTACAAATTTTATTCAATAAATATAAACGCACATAAATTGCATCACAATGAGAGTACATATGTGATTCCAGGGGGTGGATGACTAGGTCTAACCATTGCCTAAGTATTCACTCTGTCGGAAACAGTAAATGAAGTGAGAACAGAGTGCAAGACACCAATTTAAACAAATAtatttgaaatgaaatgaaaatatggCTTTATGTTACTAGACATCAACAGCATCACACCGTACGGCTACAGTAAGAAGTTATATAACATAGAACAAACAGCACTAACACAGCGAAATTTTTAGGCCAGTCTATATTTGACTATATATCGGCAGTATTCCAAGCTTCATAATCCAAGACTCAGCATTCGACCAAAAGGACCTTCCTTTTACGAAAAAAAAGCCTACATGATCACAGTAAGGTGCACTCCAACGGTGGCCAGGCATTCATCGCTACCTGCTACAAAAGATATGAATTATAAGGTATCAACAGCATTCCAACAGCCTGAACCAAAAATAAACTATATTTGGTCCTACTACTGACAAGTTGTTGACAGCTTGCCTATGCAAGGAAATATCAACACTTGAACATCGCACGGGAATCCTCAGAGAAATTCCAGGCGCAACAGGAATCCTCACGTTTCTGCTTAGTTACGGCCTTTTTTAATAACACCTTATTGGACAGTGGCGCATACGCGCACTCTTTGCAATGACATGTTAAATGGCCGGTCTATCTATTCTTACATTGTTTTGCTGTTGCCTGAATCTTTGAGTGAAATATGGTCATGTGTGTCCAATCTACAGGGTGTGCCAGCTAACTTGagccagagttaaaaa comes from the Dermacentor variabilis isolate Ectoservices chromosome 2, ASM5094787v1, whole genome shotgun sequence genome and includes:
- the LOC142572945 gene encoding alpha-(1,3)-fucosyltransferase C-like, encoding MRPPRLRTTIAVTATVLVIYYSLWVYHGSKRDKSTAVPESSPKQELPGKLSSKPEVSTTTTTTSTTTTTTTTTTTTTKSPQRNAWTPFYRRKRPDGQPDLPRILFWTTIYGSWFSDLTEEGVAELEYKGCPDRCFIANDRSTLNVSDAVVFYGHDLEPKRLPEERAPFQKWVYWSLEPPWHCPVASLKNLTNTINWTMTYRLDSDILNTYATITDQKPALNLYSKKPLKRIWELKYKMAAWAVSSCNTSGKREDYVRDLRKYLDVDVYGYCGEKKCPRQNETACYNMFAKNYFFYLSFENCICKDYVTEKLFKLLRHDIVPVVYGGANYTHAAPPGSFIDALSFDSPKHLARHLKKVAEDYNLYKSYFQWKGKYNVKPFSYYNFCALCRKLHSEDFKKTSVVPDIYHWWNTTSYCRAWNRGTQKFEY